The genomic DNA CGGTCCAGGCTTTGGCGCTGGGCCTCTTCCTTTACTTGTTCCTTCGAACCGTCCGCGGGGGAGTGCCGCCGGAGGCCGCCGGCCTGTTCCTGCGGCTGGATCCGCTGGCGATGGCCGCCGCCCTGCTCTCGTCGAAAACCCTTTTCGCCGGCGCCGGACTCGCCCTGATCACCCTCGCCCTGACGGCGGCGGCCGGCAGAGCTTGGTGCGGATGGCTTTGCCCGCTGGGAACCACGCTCGATCTGTTCCATCCCCGCCGCTGGAAAAACCAACAGCCGTCGATTCCGGATTCCCTGCGCGCCGTCAAGCATTTCCTCCTGATCGCGATCCTCTGTTCCGCGCTGCTGGGAAGCCTGTGGTTGATGTTCCTCGATCCGGTGACGATCATGATCCGCTCGTTGACCGGGGCGGTCTATCCGGCCTTCGACCGGGTCGTCCTCGCCGCGGAAACCGCCCTATACGCAATCCCCGCGCTGCGCGGGCCGGTCTCGTCGCTGGATACGATTCTGCGCCCGGCGCTCCTGCCAGCCGATCCGGCGTTCACCGCCGGCGGACTGCTGACCGCGGGTTTGCTGGTCGGGATCATCGCGCTTAATTGGATCGCGCCACGTTTCTGGTGCCGCTATCTTTGCCCGCTCGGCTCCCTGCTCGGGCTGGTGTCCAAAATCGCAATCTTCCGCCGCAAAACGGATCCGTCGGCCTGCACGAACTGCGGCGCCTGCGCCAAAATCTGCCCGACCGGGACGATCGATCCGGAGCGGGACGGGGCCAGCGATCCGGCCGAGTGCACGGTATGCCTTGAGTGCGTCGCGCTCTGCCCGCGCGCCGGGCAATCCTTCCCGGCGCACACCGGGCCCGCGCCGCGGAACGCCTACGATCCGGGAAGGCGGCAGTTCTTCGCGGCGGTCGGCGCCGCGATCGGCGGGGTCGCCCTGTTGAAGACCGATCAATACGTGCGGCGGGATTTACCGCACTTGATCCGCCCGCCGGGGGCCGCGGAAAACGACCTGCTCGCCAAATGCATCCGCTGCGGGGAATGCGTCCGAATCTGCCCGACCGGCGCACTGCATCCCTCCGTCGCCGAAGCCGGCGTGGAGGGCTTCTGGACTCCGGTGCTGCTCGCCCGCGCCGGCTACTGCCTGTATTCCTGCAACGCCTGCGGGCAGGTCTGCCCGGTCGGGGCGATTCCGAATCTGCCGCTCAAGGAGAAGCAGAGCCGGGTGATGGGCGCCGCTTACGTCGATCGGGACCGCTGCATCGCCTGGTCCGACCACGAGGAATGCCTGGTGTGCGAGGAGATGTGCCCGCTGCCGGAAAAGGCGATCCGCGTGGATTATTCGGAGTTCGCCGGCGGCGCGCCGGTGGTGGACCGCACGCTCTGCATCGGCTGCGGGAACTGCGAATACAAATGCCCGGTCAACGGCGAAGCCGCGATCCGCGTCTATGCGCCGGGAAGGGACAGCGTGTAGACTCCGATTGTCATGCCCGCTAAGAACGCTCGAGAATGACAGACGATTGCAGGATTAAGATCGTCATCCCCGCGTGGTTTAAGCGGGGATCCAGGGTAGACACTCACGGAAGCACTCCCACGGCTCCTGGATTCCCGCTCCATACGCGCGGGAATGACGATCACGCCGCATGGACGCTCGCTTCCGGCGGGAATGACGATCACTTCCCATGGACGCGCGACTCCAGCCGGAACGTCATCCCTTTCTACTACTACTGCAGCCCCAACACGTCCTCCAGCACCTGCTTCACCGCCGCCGAGTCGAGGTCCTTCTTATCCAGGAAGGCGACGGCGCCGGATTCCGACCACACCCGGCGGAACTCGCGGTCCGGATAGGCGCTGATCAGCACGATCCGCGTGCTTGGGGACGTCTGTTTCAGCCGGCGCGCGCATTGAATTCCGTTTTCGTCCTTCAACAATACGTCCACCAGAGCCAGATGGGGATGGACCTTCTGCGCCAGGTTGAGCGCCTCGTAGGCGTCCTCGGCTTCATACAGCACCGCAGCCGGGCGCTCTTTTCCAATGATCCGGCCAAGCTGCTTGCGGTACCGCGGATTGTCGTCGACCAATAAGACGGCCAGACTGGCTTGCGGGGGTCGATTTTCGA from Anaerolineales bacterium includes the following:
- a CDS encoding 4Fe-4S binding protein → MADKPRRLPLWKPRYWRTVRGAVQALALGLFLYLFLRTVRGGVPPEAAGLFLRLDPLAMAAALLSSKTLFAGAGLALITLALTAAAGRAWCGWLCPLGTTLDLFHPRRWKNQQPSIPDSLRAVKHFLLIAILCSALLGSLWLMFLDPVTIMIRSLTGAVYPAFDRVVLAAETALYAIPALRGPVSSLDTILRPALLPADPAFTAGGLLTAGLLVGIIALNWIAPRFWCRYLCPLGSLLGLVSKIAIFRRKTDPSACTNCGACAKICPTGTIDPERDGASDPAECTVCLECVALCPRAGQSFPAHTGPAPRNAYDPGRRQFFAAVGAAIGGVALLKTDQYVRRDLPHLIRPPGAAENDLLAKCIRCGECVRICPTGALHPSVAEAGVEGFWTPVLLARAGYCLYSCNACGQVCPVGAIPNLPLKEKQSRVMGAAYVDRDRCIAWSDHEECLVCEEMCPLPEKAIRVDYSEFAGGAPVVDRTLCIGCGNCEYKCPVNGEAAIRVYAPGRDSV